One Streptosporangium sp. NBC_01495 DNA window includes the following coding sequences:
- a CDS encoding alpha/beta fold hydrolase — protein sequence MIDGSAFGESGYAITRDMRRLHYVTAGSGRPLVIFEAGGNGSRTTWGLVQGKLASETGTLAYDRAGFGRSEPDAAPRKLGRIVDDLEDLVDSVDAKRCVLVGHSLGGPICRSFAYRRPELVAGLVLVDQAAEDCDFYYTQAFDKLGALSHTLFTVPMAKLGILGMLTTRSLYKDFPVDMIKEIRAEEFSAAALRAHRSETRHLAESFRSLRSAGDKNSLPDVPVTLISGITGRGRSSGMWAETSASHQRLARSLPQGRHVWAEGSGHMVPMEAPDVVVKEVRNVLKSL from the coding sequence GTGATCGACGGCAGCGCCTTCGGTGAGTCTGGATACGCGATCACTCGCGACATGCGGAGGCTGCATTACGTCACCGCGGGAAGCGGTCGTCCTCTTGTCATATTCGAGGCGGGCGGGAACGGCTCCCGGACGACATGGGGTCTGGTCCAGGGAAAGCTGGCATCGGAGACCGGAACCCTTGCGTACGATCGTGCGGGTTTCGGGCGCAGTGAGCCGGACGCCGCTCCCCGCAAGCTGGGCCGGATCGTCGATGATCTGGAAGACCTTGTCGACTCCGTCGACGCGAAACGCTGTGTCCTTGTCGGGCACAGCCTGGGAGGGCCGATCTGCCGCTCCTTCGCGTACCGCCGTCCCGAGCTTGTGGCGGGGCTTGTCCTGGTGGACCAGGCAGCCGAAGACTGCGACTTCTATTACACCCAGGCCTTTGACAAGCTCGGAGCCCTGTCTCATACGCTCTTCACCGTTCCCATGGCCAAACTCGGAATATTGGGCATGCTGACCACGCGCAGCCTGTACAAAGATTTTCCGGTGGATATGATCAAGGAAATTCGGGCGGAAGAGTTCTCCGCCGCCGCCCTTCGCGCCCATCGGTCGGAAACGCGGCACCTGGCGGAGAGCTTTCGGTCCCTGCGTTCGGCCGGAGATAAGAATTCTCTGCCGGACGTGCCGGTCACTCTTATCTCCGGCATCACCGGGCGAGGGCGTTCCAGTGGCATGTGGGCGGAAACCTCGGCAAGTCACCAGCGGCTGGCGCGATCACTTCCCCAGGGTAGACACGTATGGGCTGAAGGAAGTGGGCACATGGTTCCCATGGAGGCGCCCGATGTCGTGGTGAAAGAAGTAAGGAACGTCTTGAAATCTTTGTGA
- a CDS encoding ABC transporter ATP-binding protein, which produces MAAPAPASGSSDASAPRPATGASTRRAVLRHLRPGLRSAVALAAAIAVATALPLAAPQITRRFVDDAIGGASTRHLTLIAAGYLALALAGQAARVVTAWFASRLAWDGTNRLRERLAEHALGLDMAYHGRRTPGEMIERVDGDVVAVAEFVVAFLLDIVAGLLLLAGVLVVVFTVDARLGGVLLAYCVLIGFGMARAQRLAVPSATRSRAESAALFGNLEERLAGVEDIRANSAGEHAVNRFHRACAAWYRAEFRAARVGTGVLAGTTVAFAAGTAIVLGLAAWTRESGTLTVGTAVLLFQYTQMVRVPFERLIDQLRRYQAALAGLARIGDLLAERRTLPEPADPLPLPASGPLGLRLEGVGFAYADDDEPVLSDVTITLAPGETLGLVGRTGSGKTTVARMVLRLYDPTEGTVRVGGLDLRDVDPASVRERMCVVTQDVQLFAASVRDNLTLFRPLASDDRLRAVLAGVGLGDWLAALPDGLDTELGDASRSGVSAGEAQLLAFARAFLTDPGLVVLDEASSRLDPATERHIEESVDRLLAGRTGVLIAHRLSSLSRVDKIAVIDRGRVVEYGYREDLVADPRSRFARMLDAAGVHR; this is translated from the coding sequence ATGGCCGCTCCCGCTCCCGCTTCCGGATCTTCCGACGCCTCCGCCCCGCGCCCCGCCACCGGCGCCTCCACCCGACGCGCCGTCCTGCGCCACCTTCGCCCGGGACTCCGCTCCGCCGTGGCCCTCGCCGCCGCCATCGCCGTCGCGACGGCGCTGCCGCTGGCGGCACCCCAGATCACCCGCCGTTTCGTGGACGACGCGATCGGCGGGGCGAGCACCCGCCACCTCACGCTGATCGCCGCCGGCTACCTCGCGCTCGCCCTCGCCGGGCAGGCCGCCCGCGTGGTCACCGCCTGGTTCGCGAGCCGTCTCGCCTGGGACGGCACGAACCGGCTGCGAGAAAGGCTCGCCGAGCACGCGCTCGGCCTCGACATGGCCTACCACGGCCGGCGAACACCGGGCGAGATGATCGAGCGGGTGGACGGTGACGTGGTCGCCGTCGCCGAGTTCGTCGTCGCCTTCCTGCTGGACATCGTGGCCGGCCTCCTGCTCCTCGCCGGGGTGCTCGTCGTCGTGTTCACCGTCGACGCGCGCCTCGGCGGCGTGCTGCTGGCGTACTGCGTGCTGATCGGGTTCGGCATGGCCCGCGCGCAGAGGCTGGCCGTGCCGTCGGCCACCCGCTCGCGGGCGGAGAGCGCGGCGCTCTTCGGCAACCTCGAGGAACGGCTGGCCGGTGTGGAGGACATCCGGGCCAACAGCGCCGGAGAGCACGCCGTGAACCGCTTCCACCGGGCCTGCGCCGCCTGGTACCGCGCGGAGTTCCGGGCCGCGCGGGTCGGGACCGGTGTCCTGGCGGGCACGACGGTGGCGTTCGCGGCCGGTACGGCGATCGTGCTCGGCCTCGCCGCGTGGACCCGGGAGTCCGGGACGCTCACGGTCGGCACCGCCGTGCTGCTCTTCCAGTACACGCAGATGGTGCGAGTGCCGTTCGAGCGGCTGATCGACCAGCTGAGGCGATACCAGGCGGCGCTGGCCGGCCTCGCGCGCATCGGCGACCTGCTGGCCGAGCGGCGCACGCTCCCCGAACCCGCCGACCCGCTGCCACTGCCCGCGTCCGGGCCGCTCGGCCTGCGCCTCGAGGGCGTGGGTTTCGCGTACGCCGACGACGACGAGCCGGTGCTGTCCGACGTCACGATCACACTGGCGCCGGGCGAGACACTCGGCCTGGTGGGCCGCACGGGCAGCGGCAAGACGACCGTCGCCCGGATGGTGCTGCGCCTGTACGACCCGACCGAGGGCACCGTCCGGGTCGGCGGGCTGGACCTGCGGGACGTCGATCCCGCGTCGGTACGCGAGCGGATGTGCGTGGTCACCCAGGACGTGCAGCTCTTCGCCGCCAGCGTCAGGGACAACCTCACCCTCTTCAGGCCACTGGCCAGCGACGACCGGCTGCGCGCCGTCCTGGCCGGCGTCGGCCTCGGCGACTGGCTCGCCGCCCTGCCCGACGGGCTCGACACCGAGCTGGGCGACGCCTCGAGGAGCGGCGTCTCGGCCGGGGAGGCGCAGCTGCTCGCATTCGCGCGGGCGTTCCTCACCGATCCGGGGCTCGTCGTGCTGGACGAGGCGTCCAGCCGGCTCGATCCGGCCACCGAGCGGCACATCGAGGAGAGCGTCGACCGGCTGCTCGCCGGCCGGACCGGCGTGCTCATCGCGCACCGGCTCTCCTCCCTGTCCCGGGTGGACAAGATCGCTGTCATCGACCGCGGCAGGGTCGTCGAGTACGGCTACCGCGAGGATCTCGTCGCGGATCCGCGGAGCCGGTTCGCCCGGATGCTGGATGCCGCGGGGGTGCACCGATGA
- a CDS encoding F0F1 ATP synthase subunit A translates to MTILITSSLTSLTSLTSPASPGSPGFQAPGLELFDFPPLWAGAPYWLTKPILMAVLAAALVCGVCWAAFANPKVVPRGLQNVVELGYVFVRDQAARPFLGKDADRWMGLLLSVFFLVWIWNLMGVVPLVQIPVSSFLAFPAVIAVSVYVLKIYLGVTRHGVAGYVRGLFPRGLPLGAYVLVIPLELLYTLVTSLFAHMLRLAANMFAGHLILAFFSMVGFWFLFEHPTPLGVPVGVAGVLMAIAITALEMFVQFLQAFLFTLLTAMFIGTALNPEH, encoded by the coding sequence ATGACGATCCTGATCACCTCATCACTCACATCACTCACATCACTCACATCGCCCGCGTCGCCTGGATCACCCGGGTTTCAGGCACCCGGCCTGGAGCTGTTCGACTTCCCCCCGCTGTGGGCGGGTGCGCCGTACTGGCTGACCAAACCGATCCTGATGGCCGTCCTGGCCGCGGCCCTGGTCTGCGGCGTCTGCTGGGCGGCGTTCGCCAACCCCAAGGTGGTGCCGCGCGGCCTGCAGAACGTGGTCGAGCTGGGCTACGTGTTCGTCCGCGACCAGGCGGCCCGCCCGTTTCTCGGCAAGGACGCCGACCGCTGGATGGGCCTGCTGCTCAGCGTCTTCTTCCTGGTCTGGATCTGGAACCTGATGGGCGTGGTCCCGCTCGTCCAGATCCCCGTCTCCTCGTTCCTGGCCTTCCCCGCGGTGATCGCCGTGAGCGTCTACGTCCTGAAAATCTATCTCGGCGTCACGCGGCACGGCGTCGCCGGGTACGTCCGCGGGCTGTTCCCACGCGGGCTGCCCCTCGGGGCATACGTGCTGGTCATCCCGCTGGAGCTGCTCTACACCCTCGTGACCTCACTGTTCGCGCACATGCTGCGGCTGGCCGCCAACATGTTCGCGGGCCATCTCATCCTGGCGTTCTTCAGCATGGTCGGCTTCTGGTTCCTGTTCGAGCATCCCACCCCGCTGGGCGTGCCGGTCGGGGTGGCCGGCGTGCTGATGGCGATCGCCATCACGGCCCTGGAGATGTTCGTCCAGTTCCTGCAGGCGTTCCTGTTCACGCTGCTGACCGCGATGTTCATCGGCACCGCGCTCAATCCCGAGCACTGA
- the tuf gene encoding elongation factor Tu, which produces MAKQAYVRNKPHLNIGTMGHVDHGKTTLTAAITKVLSDRGGARYVPFDRIDRAPEEATRGITINISHVEYETATRHYAHVDMPGHADYVKNMITGAAQLDGAILVVSALDGIMPQTREHVLLARRVGVEHVVVALNKSDGADPELADLVELELRDLLAEHGYLDVPVVRVSGLRALEGDPEWVASVEALLQAVDDHVPVPVRYTGAPFLLPVENVLTVTGRGTVVTGAIERGTVKVGDTVQAVGLGEGFTAVVTGVETFGKTMERGEAGDNAALLLRGIRREQVRRGQVLAAPGTQTAHRSFTARVYLLTGREGGRSGAVATGYRPQFYLRTTDVPGRMDLGGTGLALPGETVEVTVELGRPVALEAGLGFAIREGGRTVGAGTVTAPLG; this is translated from the coding sequence ATGGCCAAGCAGGCCTACGTGCGGAACAAGCCGCACCTCAACATCGGCACGATGGGACACGTCGACCACGGCAAGACCACGCTCACCGCGGCCATCACCAAGGTGCTCAGCGACCGGGGCGGCGCGAGGTACGTGCCGTTCGACCGGATCGACCGGGCCCCCGAGGAGGCGACGCGGGGCATCACCATCAACATCTCCCACGTCGAGTACGAGACGGCCACGCGGCACTACGCGCACGTGGACATGCCCGGCCACGCCGACTACGTGAAGAACATGATCACGGGGGCGGCGCAGCTCGACGGGGCGATCCTGGTGGTGTCCGCGCTGGACGGGATCATGCCGCAGACCCGCGAGCACGTGCTGCTCGCGCGGCGGGTGGGCGTCGAGCACGTCGTGGTCGCGCTCAACAAGTCCGACGGGGCCGACCCGGAGCTGGCCGACCTCGTCGAGCTGGAACTGCGGGACCTGCTCGCCGAGCACGGCTACCTGGACGTGCCCGTCGTCAGGGTCTCCGGGCTGCGGGCACTGGAGGGCGACCCGGAGTGGGTGGCGTCGGTCGAGGCGCTGCTCCAGGCGGTCGACGACCACGTCCCGGTGCCGGTCCGCTACACCGGTGCCCCGTTCCTGCTCCCGGTGGAGAACGTGCTCACCGTCACCGGGCGGGGCACGGTCGTCACCGGGGCGATCGAGCGCGGCACGGTCAAGGTCGGTGACACCGTCCAGGCCGTCGGGCTCGGCGAGGGCTTCACCGCCGTCGTCACCGGGGTCGAGACCTTCGGCAAGACCATGGAGCGGGGCGAGGCCGGTGACAACGCGGCGCTGCTGCTGCGCGGGATCCGGCGCGAGCAGGTACGACGCGGCCAGGTGCTGGCCGCCCCCGGCACCCAGACCGCCCACCGCTCCTTCACCGCCCGCGTCTACCTCCTGACCGGGCGGGAGGGCGGGCGGAGCGGTGCCGTCGCGACGGGTTACCGCCCGCAGTTCTACCTGCGGACGACCGACGTGCCGGGCCGGATGGACCTGGGCGGCACCGGCCTCGCGCTGCCCGGCGAGACGGTCGAGGTGACCGTCGAGCTCGGCAGGCCGGTGGCGCTGGAGGCCGGTCTCGGCTTCGCGATCCGTGAGGGCGGCAGGACGGTCGGCGCGGGCACGGTGACGGCCCCGCTCGGCTGA
- a CDS encoding S41 family peptidase gives MPAYLRFPTIFGDMVVFAAEDDLWMVTANGGRAFRLTAGVAEAGYPRFSPGGDRLAFVGREEGPEEVYVMPADGGAARRVTYHGARSSVTGWDPGGGIVYASDQGQPFDGRTWLHRVEPGGVPERLPYGPANTISYGPRIVLGRNTADPARWKRYRGGTMGDLWVETGEDGRFRRLTALPGNLASPCWAGDRVYFISDHEGVGNVYSCDADGGGLRRHSDHTDYYARNLSGDGRRLVYHAGGELYLVEDGESRPIEVRLRSSRTQRNRRFAPAEDFLDSATLSPDGVGLAVTTRGKAFSFAAWEGPVRQHGALYGVRYRLLNWLNDGERLVAAASDEGDREVLTVLTADGVTEPVRLDHLDTGRAIELEVSPTSDLVAVANHRNELILVDLTPGSASDSASSPAPGSVSGSVFGSVSGLPAGEVPGRAGGEGPARGRVIDSSRFGAIEDLAWSPDGRWLAYACRDTAQTTAVKLCRVETGETSFATRPVLWDARPAFDPGGDYLYFIGQRVFNPVYDELHFDLSFPLGSRPYAIALRADVTSPFVPEPRPLGDDDDDDDDDDGHDENEGPPEVVIDLDGIENRVVVFPVPEGRYDAIAGIKGKAVYLTFPVEGSLGDDYADSSDGTLHVYDFAKQKQETLVGDVSEFRLGRDGSTLLYHSGRRLRMVKAGEEPEDDDAPGRTSGWVDLSRVKVSIRPEAEWRQMFREAWRLQRENFWTEDMAGLDWDDVYRRYLPLVDRVTTRGEFSDLLWELLGELGTSHAYESGGAYRSRPHYRQGKLGVDWAFADGVHRIARIVGGDRWNPEATSPLNRLGVDVRPGDAVLAVNGQPVGVDASPDELLVNQADQEVQLTIRRGDDRRTVTVRAIGDEQPGRYRDWVEANRTHCHELGGGRIGYLHIPDMGPEGYAEFHRGFLAEYDREALVVDVRFNGGGHVSALLLEKLARRRLGYDFPRWGVPEPYPDESPRGPMVAITNEWAGSDGDIFSHTFKLLGLGPLIGKRTWGGVIGIWPRHHLADGTVTTQPEFSFAFDDVGWRVENYGTDPDIEVDITPQDYAAGVDTQLDRAIEAAKERLVLQPPHTPNPAARPRLVVPRLPPRQRPF, from the coding sequence ATGCCCGCCTATCTGCGATTTCCGACGATCTTCGGTGACATGGTCGTCTTCGCCGCCGAGGACGACCTGTGGATGGTCACCGCCAACGGCGGGCGGGCCTTCCGGCTGACCGCCGGGGTGGCCGAGGCGGGATATCCGCGCTTCTCCCCCGGCGGCGACCGGCTCGCCTTCGTCGGCCGCGAGGAGGGGCCCGAGGAGGTCTACGTGATGCCCGCCGACGGCGGCGCGGCCCGGCGGGTGACCTACCACGGGGCCCGTTCCAGCGTCACCGGCTGGGATCCCGGCGGCGGCATCGTCTACGCCAGCGACCAGGGCCAGCCCTTCGACGGCCGTACCTGGCTGCACCGGGTGGAGCCGGGCGGGGTGCCCGAGCGCCTGCCGTACGGCCCGGCCAACACCATCTCGTACGGCCCGCGGATCGTGCTCGGCCGCAACACCGCCGACCCCGCCCGGTGGAAGCGCTACCGGGGCGGCACCATGGGTGACCTGTGGGTCGAGACCGGCGAGGACGGGCGGTTCCGGCGGCTCACCGCGCTGCCCGGCAACCTCGCCTCGCCCTGCTGGGCCGGTGACCGGGTCTACTTCATCTCCGACCACGAGGGGGTCGGCAACGTCTACTCCTGCGACGCGGACGGCGGCGGCCTGCGCAGGCACTCCGACCACACCGACTACTACGCCCGCAACCTGTCGGGCGACGGCCGCAGGCTGGTCTACCACGCCGGGGGCGAGCTCTACCTGGTGGAGGACGGGGAGTCGCGCCCCATCGAGGTCCGGCTGCGCAGCTCGCGCACCCAGCGCAACCGCCGTTTCGCCCCGGCCGAGGACTTCCTGGACAGCGCGACCCTCAGCCCCGACGGCGTCGGCCTGGCCGTCACCACCCGGGGCAAGGCGTTCTCCTTCGCCGCCTGGGAGGGTCCGGTGCGCCAGCACGGGGCGCTGTACGGGGTGCGGTACCGGCTGCTGAACTGGCTCAACGACGGCGAGCGGCTGGTGGCGGCGGCCAGCGACGAGGGCGACCGTGAGGTGCTGACGGTGCTCACCGCCGACGGCGTCACCGAGCCCGTCAGGCTCGACCACCTCGACACCGGCCGGGCCATCGAGCTGGAGGTCTCCCCCACGTCCGACCTGGTCGCGGTGGCCAACCACCGCAACGAGCTGATCCTGGTCGACCTCACGCCCGGCTCGGCGTCCGACTCGGCGTCCAGCCCGGCCCCCGGCTCGGTGTCCGGCTCGGTATTCGGCTCGGTGTCCGGCCTCCCGGCCGGTGAGGTTCCCGGTCGTGCGGGCGGGGAAGGCCCGGCTCGGGGCAGGGTGATCGACTCCAGCAGGTTCGGCGCGATCGAGGACCTGGCCTGGTCCCCCGACGGCCGCTGGCTGGCGTACGCCTGCCGCGACACCGCGCAGACGACGGCGGTGAAGCTGTGCCGGGTCGAGACGGGCGAGACGTCCTTCGCGACCCGGCCGGTGCTGTGGGACGCCCGCCCCGCCTTCGACCCGGGCGGCGACTACCTCTACTTCATCGGCCAGCGCGTCTTCAACCCGGTCTACGACGAGCTCCACTTCGACCTGAGTTTCCCCCTGGGCTCCCGCCCCTACGCGATCGCGCTCCGCGCCGACGTCACCTCGCCCTTCGTCCCCGAGCCCCGGCCGCTCGGGGACGACGACGATGACGATGACGATGACGACGGCCACGACGAGAACGAGGGGCCGCCCGAGGTGGTCATCGACCTGGACGGCATCGAGAACCGGGTCGTCGTCTTCCCCGTTCCCGAGGGGCGCTACGACGCCATCGCCGGGATCAAGGGCAAGGCCGTCTACCTGACCTTCCCCGTCGAGGGCAGCCTGGGCGACGACTACGCCGACTCCTCCGACGGCACCCTGCACGTCTACGACTTCGCCAAGCAGAAGCAGGAGACCCTGGTCGGGGACGTGTCGGAGTTCCGGCTCGGCCGCGACGGGAGCACGCTGCTCTACCATTCGGGCAGGCGGCTGCGGATGGTCAAGGCGGGCGAGGAGCCCGAGGACGACGACGCGCCCGGCCGTACGAGCGGGTGGGTGGACCTGTCCAGGGTGAAGGTGTCCATCCGGCCCGAGGCGGAGTGGCGGCAGATGTTCAGGGAGGCCTGGCGGCTGCAGCGGGAGAACTTCTGGACCGAGGACATGGCGGGGCTCGACTGGGACGACGTCTACCGGCGCTACCTGCCGCTGGTCGACAGGGTCACCACCCGGGGCGAGTTCTCCGACCTGCTGTGGGAGTTGCTCGGCGAGCTGGGCACCTCCCACGCCTACGAGAGCGGCGGCGCCTACCGGTCCCGGCCGCACTACCGGCAGGGCAAGCTGGGCGTCGACTGGGCCTTCGCGGACGGCGTCCACCGGATCGCGAGGATCGTCGGCGGCGACCGGTGGAATCCCGAGGCGACCTCACCGCTCAACCGCCTCGGGGTGGACGTACGGCCGGGTGACGCGGTGCTGGCCGTCAACGGCCAGCCCGTCGGCGTGGACGCGAGCCCGGACGAGCTGCTGGTCAACCAGGCCGACCAGGAGGTCCAGCTGACGATCCGGCGCGGGGACGACAGGCGGACCGTCACCGTGCGAGCCATCGGCGACGAGCAGCCGGGCCGATACCGCGACTGGGTGGAGGCCAACCGGACCCACTGCCACGAGCTCGGCGGCGGTCGGATCGGCTACCTGCACATCCCGGACATGGGCCCGGAGGGCTACGCCGAGTTCCACCGGGGCTTCCTCGCCGAGTACGACCGCGAGGCCCTCGTGGTGGACGTCCGCTTCAACGGCGGCGGCCACGTGTCGGCGCTGCTGCTGGAGAAGCTGGCCCGGCGCCGCCTGGGCTACGACTTCCCCCGCTGGGGCGTGCCCGAGCCCTACCCCGACGAGTCGCCGCGCGGCCCGATGGTGGCCATCACCAACGAGTGGGCCGGATCCGACGGCGACATCTTCAGCCACACCTTCAAGCTGCTGGGTCTGGGTCCCCTGATCGGCAAGCGCACCTGGGGCGGGGTGATCGGCATCTGGCCCCGGCACCACCTGGCCGACGGCACGGTCACCACCCAGCCGGAGTTCTCCTTCGCCTTCGACGACGTGGGCTGGCGGGTGGAGAACTACGGCACCGACCCCGACATCGAGGTCGACATCACCCCGCAGGACTACGCGGCGGGGGTGGACACCCAGCTGGACCGGGCGATCGAGGCGGCCAAGGAGCGCCTGGTCCTCCAGCCACCCCACACCCCCAACCCGGCGGCCAGGCCCCGGCTCGTGGTGCCGCGCCTGCCGCCCCGCCAGCGTCCTTTTTGA
- a CDS encoding DUF3040 domain-containing protein: MAWSQDEERMLLQIERHLIDEDPRLAARLESFNERVQRKEGGGRRRGTKKGRGRSSRRLRRSTVIIMFSWLLIATLIATLLIMVLRHEAVAALPL, encoded by the coding sequence ATGGCCTGGTCACAAGACGAGGAGCGCATGCTGCTGCAGATCGAGCGCCACCTCATCGATGAGGATCCACGGCTCGCCGCGCGGCTGGAGTCGTTCAACGAGCGCGTCCAGCGCAAAGAGGGCGGCGGCCGCAGGCGTGGCACCAAGAAGGGGCGGGGGCGGTCCTCCAGGCGTCTTCGCCGCTCGACGGTCATCATCATGTTCAGCTGGTTGCTGATCGCGACGTTGATCGCCACGCTTCTCATCATGGTCCTGCGGCACGAGGCGGTCGCGGCGCTCCCGTTGTGA
- a CDS encoding penicillin-binding transpeptidase domain-containing protein, which yields MARGKTIAITSAAVVLVAGAAGGGAWWYLHTRGTPQETAERFVSAWQSGNLAGMRAELGAPDPAFAAAYDNMRKALAVESTAVRLDGVRETGDGTGQASYTTTLRLKDVGEWSYSGSVDLAVVDRHWRVKWSPRAVHPDLTATTAFALKTKWPERAAITSANGDRIDGADVGGSVQQIVGYLEKATAKSVAKLGVPYKVGDAVGASGLQHTFQERLAGTPDTEIELVGADKKTVKTLGTVEGKTGEALETTLDMRVQRAAVEAVRDLKKTAALVAIRPSSGEILAVVNNQGGFNRALDGNYPPGSTFKAVTAVGLLAEGMSPGDRVTCPKDVTVGGLPIRNSHHAAYGSVSLSDSFAYSCNTTFAPLTKERLSSDKLLSTAELFGFNKPLNIGVVAAKGSFPKAESDAELAAESFGQGRITASPLMMASVAAALADGTWRPPTLVPSIKQETQPQALPEAVMSNMHRMMSAVVTKGTAKDAGLPQGTRGKTGTAEYGEQGDLKTHAWFIGFRGEVAFAVIVEEGSGGGAVAAPVGADFLRALG from the coding sequence GTGGCACGGGGCAAGACGATCGCGATCACATCGGCAGCCGTCGTGCTGGTGGCGGGGGCCGCCGGGGGCGGCGCCTGGTGGTACCTGCACACCAGGGGAACCCCCCAGGAGACCGCTGAGCGGTTCGTCAGCGCCTGGCAGAGCGGCAACCTGGCGGGCATGCGCGCCGAGCTGGGAGCGCCGGACCCGGCGTTCGCCGCGGCGTACGACAACATGCGCAAGGCCCTGGCGGTGGAGAGCACCGCGGTGCGGCTCGACGGGGTGCGCGAGACCGGCGACGGCACGGGACAGGCCTCCTACACCACCACGCTGAGGCTCAAGGACGTCGGCGAGTGGAGTTACTCCGGCAGCGTCGACCTGGCGGTCGTCGACCGGCACTGGCGGGTCAAGTGGTCGCCCAGGGCCGTCCACCCCGACCTGACCGCGACCACCGCCTTCGCACTGAAGACGAAGTGGCCGGAACGGGCCGCGATCACCTCGGCGAACGGCGACCGCATCGACGGCGCCGACGTGGGCGGATCGGTGCAGCAGATCGTCGGCTATCTGGAGAAGGCCACGGCGAAGAGCGTCGCGAAGCTGGGCGTGCCCTACAAGGTGGGTGACGCGGTCGGCGCGAGCGGGCTGCAGCACACCTTCCAAGAGCGCCTGGCGGGCACCCCGGACACCGAGATCGAACTCGTCGGCGCGGACAAGAAGACGGTCAAGACGCTCGGCACGGTCGAGGGCAAGACCGGTGAGGCCCTGGAGACCACCCTGGACATGCGGGTCCAGCGGGCCGCGGTCGAGGCCGTCCGCGACCTGAAGAAGACCGCCGCCCTGGTCGCGATCAGACCCTCTTCCGGCGAGATCCTCGCGGTGGTGAACAACCAGGGCGGCTTCAACCGGGCCCTGGACGGCAACTATCCTCCCGGCTCGACCTTCAAGGCGGTCACCGCCGTGGGACTGCTGGCCGAGGGGATGAGCCCCGGCGATCGGGTCACCTGCCCCAAGGACGTCACGGTGGGCGGCCTGCCGATCCGTAACTCCCACCACGCCGCCTACGGCTCGGTGTCGCTGTCCGACTCCTTCGCCTACTCCTGCAACACCACCTTCGCCCCGCTGACCAAGGAACGGCTGAGCTCCGACAAGCTGCTGAGCACCGCGGAGCTGTTCGGTTTCAACAAGCCGCTCAACATCGGCGTCGTGGCCGCCAAGGGCAGCTTCCCCAAGGCCGAGAGCGACGCGGAGCTGGCCGCGGAGTCGTTCGGCCAGGGCCGGATCACCGCCAGCCCGCTGATGATGGCCTCGGTCGCCGCCGCGCTGGCCGACGGCACCTGGCGCCCGCCGACCCTGGTCCCCTCGATCAAGCAGGAGACGCAGCCGCAGGCCCTTCCCGAGGCCGTCATGTCGAACATGCACCGGATGATGTCCGCGGTCGTCACCAAGGGCACCGCCAAGGACGCGGGCCTGCCCCAGGGCACCCGGGGCAAGACCGGGACCGCCGAGTACGGCGAGCAGGGCGACCTGAAGACGCACGCCTGGTTCATCGGCTTCCGCGGCGAGGTGGCCTTCGCGGTGATCGTCGAGGAGGGCTCGGGCGGTGGCGCGGTCGCCGCCCCGGTGGGCGCCGACTTCCTGCGCGCTCTCGGCTGA